A DNA window from Macrobrachium rosenbergii isolate ZJJX-2024 chromosome 41, ASM4041242v1, whole genome shotgun sequence contains the following coding sequences:
- the LOC136827170 gene encoding uncharacterized protein encodes MTETARHLSEKDKLRLKRKLYNVKLKPGDFLQEHLKCFSELFEELAVIGDPIAGEEKVINLLASLPDQLATPVTTALEAMDKTEKDSSRQANVTKISCSCSDDDVTLFASALPTTVANNDWIIDSGDTQHMCNSKKYLSYFAEFSNSLNVEVGDGRLLSAVGEGTVRLKAKLPDGKVKTCVLEKVLFF; translated from the exons ATGACAGAAACTGCAAGACACCTTTCAGAAAAAGACAAATTGCGccttaaaagaaaattgtataacgTGAAACTTAAACCAGGGGATTTCTTACAAGAACACCTAAAATGCTTTAGTGAACTGTTTGAAGAATTAGCAGTTATTGGAGACCCCATTGCAGGTGAAGAGAAGGTGATAAATTTGTTGGCATCACTTCCTGATCAGCTTGCTACTCCAGTGACGACAGCCTTAGAAGCAATGGACAAA ACAGAAAAAGACAGTTCGAGACAAGCAAATGTCACTAAAATTAGTTGTAGTTGTAGTGATGATGATGTAACTTTATTTGCCAGTGCTTTACCTACAACTGTTGCCAATAATGACTGGATTATAGATTCAGGTGACACGCAGCATATGTGTAATAGTAAGAAGTATTTATCTTATTTTGCAGAATTTTCTAATTCATTGAATGTTGAAGTGGGTGATGGAAGACTTTTGTCTGCAGTTGGTGAAGGCACTGTTAGACTGAAAGCTAAGCTTCCAGATGGTAAAGTAAAAACTTGTGTTCTggagaaagttttgtttttctga